DNA from Desulfarculus baarsii DSM 2075:
TGGGATGGACCAAAAGGATCTGCTGCGGCACCTTTTGGACATGGGCATCGCCGTGAGCAACAACATGAGCGTGCTTTCGCCCGAGGATATGCAGATGGTGCGCGAACGAGTCGGCGGCGAGCGCTCCAACGTGGTGGAGGAAAAGCGCGTGACCACGCGGGTGATCCGTCGTCGGCGCAAAAAGACGGCCCACGGCGACGATGGCGAGGCCGACGGCCTCGACGCCGCCGATGACGCCGATGTCGAGGCCGACGACTCCGAGCTCGAACCGCCCGCGCCCGCCAAGCCCGTTGTCGAGCCGCGACCCGCGCCGTCAACAGCCGCGCGCATCGTGGCCCCGGCCCCGGCCCCGCCCACGCCCGAACCCACGCCCGAACCCGAGCCGCCGGCGGTCCGGGAAGCCGCGTCGGCTTCCGTGGCCGAGACGACAACTCAACCCGAACCGCAGCCCAAGGTCGTCCAGGAGAAGCCCGAGGTGGTCGCCGTTTCCCAAGCACAGCCCGAGCCCGAACCGGCTCCGGCCCCGACGTCAGCCCAGACCCCGGCCCCGGCCACCCAGCCCCGGCCGTCCGAACCACAGGCCTCCGAGCCCAAGCCCGGCGCCGCCCGCATAATTTCGCGGCCCAAACCCGAGCCGCCCAGGGAAGAGCCCCGTCAGGCCCCGCGGCCCGAGCCCAGGGCCGAGACGCGGCCTGACGGCGACGGCGAGGCGCGGCCCGATGGGCGTCGCGAGGTCCGGCCGGGTCAAAAGAAGGAAATAAAGGTCGAGGCCCGCGAAAAGCCCAAGAAAAAGCGGCGTTTCGAGGACGAGCCGGCGCGGATCATCAGCCGGCCCAGCCCCCAGGCCCCGCCGCCGCCGCCTTCCAGCGCGCCCAGCTATCAGCGGCCCGAGCCCAGGGGGCCTCGCCCGCCCTATCGCCCGCCGGCGGACGGGCCGGCGCCCGGTGGCGACATGTCGCCGCCGCCGCCCAAGACCGATCAGCCCCGGCGGCGCAAGAAATCGCGCAAGGGCCCGGCCACGGCCGAGGAAGAGGCCCTGGCCAACAAGCTGGGTGTCGGCCGCCGCAAGCAGGTGCTCGATAAGGCCGACCTTTACGACGCCAAGCGGCGCGGCAAGGGGGCCAAGGGCGGCAAGAAGGGCAAGAAAACCGAAGTGACCACGCCCAAGGCCATCAAACGGCGGGTCAAGGTCGGCGAAAGCATCGCCCTGGGTGAACTGGCCAAGCGCATGGGCATCAAGGCCACCGAGGTGGTGGCCAAGCTGTTGCGCGCGGGCATGATGGTCACCGTCAACCAGACCCTCGATATCGAGGACGCCATTTTGGTGGCCGCCGAGTTCGGCTTCGAGATCGACCGGGTGGGTTTCGAGGAGGAAGACCTCCTGGAGCGCGTGGTCGATCAGCCCGACGACCTGCGGCCCCGGCCGCCGGTGGTGACGATCATGGGCCACGTCGACCACGGCAAGACTTCGCTTTTGGACCGCATTCGCAAGTCCAACGTGGTCGACGGCGAGGCCGGCGGCATCACCCAGCACGTGGGCGCCTATGACGTGCGCCTGCCCGAGGGCGGCCGGGTCGTCTTCGTCGACACGCCCGGCCACGAGGCCTTCACCCAGATGCGCGCCCGCGGGGCCCAGGTCACCGACGTGGTGGTGCTGGTGGTGGCCGCCGACGACGGCGTGATGCAGCAGACCATCGAGGCCATCAACCACTCCAAGGCCGCCGGCGTGCCCATCGTGGTGGCCGTCAACAAGATCGACAAGCCCGGGGCCGACATCGAGCGCGTGCGCCGCGAACTGGCCGATCGGGGCCTGGTCTCCGAGGAGTGGGGCGGCGACACCATCTTCGCCTACGTCAGCGCCAAGACCGGCGAGGGCGTCGACAACCTGCTGGAGCTTCTGGGCCTGCAGACCGAGATCCTCGAGCTCAAGGCCAATCCCGGCAAGTCGGCCCTGGGCCGCATCATCGAGGCGCGCCTGGACAAGGGCCGCGGCGCGGTGGCCACGGTGTTGGTGCAGGAAGGCACGCTGAAAAACGGCGACAACTTCGTCTGCGGCGTGCATGCCGGCAAGGTGCGGGCCATGTTCGACGATCTGGGCCGCCGGGTCGACGAGGCCGGGCCCTCCATCCCCGTGGAGGTGCAGGGCTTCACCGGCGTGCCCGAGGCCGGCGACGAGTTCGCGGTGGTCGAAAGCGACAAGTCGGCCAAGCGCATCGCCGAGCATCGCCAGATGAAAAAGCGCGAATCCGAACTGGCCTCCATCCGCAAGCTGAGCCTGGAGAACATCCTCGACCAGCTCAAGGAAGGCGCGGTGCAGGAATTGGCCCTGGTGGTCAAGGCCGACGTGCAGGGTTCGGTGGAGGCGTTGGTCGAGTCGCTGGGCAAGCTGGGCAACGACCAGGTGCGCGTGCACGTGATCCATTCGGCCACCGGCGCCATCACCGAGACCGACGTCATGCTGGCCTCGGCCTCCAACGCCATCATCATCGGCTTCAACGTCCGGCCCCAGGGCAAGGTGGCCGAGATGGCCGAGGCCGAGCACGTGGAGATCCGCAACTACGACGTCATCTACCAGATGGTCGACGACATCAACAAGGCCCTCACCGGCATGCTGGCCCCCGAGTTCCACGAGGAGGTCATCGGCCGGGCCGAGGTGCGCGACACCTTCAGCGTGCCCAAGATCGGCACCATCGCCGGCTGCTCGGTGCAGAGCGGCAAGATCCACCGCGGGGCCCAGGCCCGCCTGCTGCGCGACGGCGTGGTGGTGGCCACGACCAAGATCTCGAGCCTGCGCCGCTTCAAGGAAGACGTCAAGGAAGTCGTCCAGGGCTTCGAGTGCGGCATCGGCCTGGAAAACTACGGCGACATCAAGGTCGGCGACGAGATCGAGGTCTTTGTCGTCCACGAGGTGGCCGCCACGCTGTAGGTCGGCAATGTATGTCGGGGCCATGAAACTGACCCTGCGCGCCATCGGCGCGGGCGGGCTCAAGGACAAGCGCAAGATCGTGCGCGCGATCCTCGACCGCGTCCGCGCCAAGTTCAACGCCGCCGCCAGCGAGGTCGGCGGTCAGGACTTGTGGCAACGCATCGAGCTGGGCTTGGCCGTCTGTGGCAACGATCCCGCCTTTGTCCAACGCCAATTGGACGAGATCGGCCGGTTTGTCGAGCGCCTGGGCCTGGCCGAGCTGGCCGACACGCGGGTGGAGTTGAT
Protein-coding regions in this window:
- a CDS encoding DUF503 domain-containing protein, producing MKLTLRAIGAGGLKDKRKIVRAILDRVRAKFNAAASEVGGQDLWQRIELGLAVCGNDPAFVQRQLDEIGRFVERLGLAELADTRVELINLKEMTWAPGAPDEWAT
- the infB gene encoding translation initiation factor IF-2, whose product is MRVFELAKDLGMDQKDLLRHLLDMGIAVSNNMSVLSPEDMQMVRERVGGERSNVVEEKRVTTRVIRRRRKKTAHGDDGEADGLDAADDADVEADDSELEPPAPAKPVVEPRPAPSTAARIVAPAPAPPTPEPTPEPEPPAVREAASASVAETTTQPEPQPKVVQEKPEVVAVSQAQPEPEPAPAPTSAQTPAPATQPRPSEPQASEPKPGAARIISRPKPEPPREEPRQAPRPEPRAETRPDGDGEARPDGRREVRPGQKKEIKVEAREKPKKKRRFEDEPARIISRPSPQAPPPPPSSAPSYQRPEPRGPRPPYRPPADGPAPGGDMSPPPPKTDQPRRRKKSRKGPATAEEEALANKLGVGRRKQVLDKADLYDAKRRGKGAKGGKKGKKTEVTTPKAIKRRVKVGESIALGELAKRMGIKATEVVAKLLRAGMMVTVNQTLDIEDAILVAAEFGFEIDRVGFEEEDLLERVVDQPDDLRPRPPVVTIMGHVDHGKTSLLDRIRKSNVVDGEAGGITQHVGAYDVRLPEGGRVVFVDTPGHEAFTQMRARGAQVTDVVVLVVAADDGVMQQTIEAINHSKAAGVPIVVAVNKIDKPGADIERVRRELADRGLVSEEWGGDTIFAYVSAKTGEGVDNLLELLGLQTEILELKANPGKSALGRIIEARLDKGRGAVATVLVQEGTLKNGDNFVCGVHAGKVRAMFDDLGRRVDEAGPSIPVEVQGFTGVPEAGDEFAVVESDKSAKRIAEHRQMKKRESELASIRKLSLENILDQLKEGAVQELALVVKADVQGSVEALVESLGKLGNDQVRVHVIHSATGAITETDVMLASASNAIIIGFNVRPQGKVAEMAEAEHVEIRNYDVIYQMVDDINKALTGMLAPEFHEEVIGRAEVRDTFSVPKIGTIAGCSVQSGKIHRGAQARLLRDGVVVATTKISSLRRFKEDVKEVVQGFECGIGLENYGDIKVGDEIEVFVVHEVAATL